Genomic window (Candidatus Diapherotrites archaeon):
TACTTCATTCATTTTTATACACCTCCTTAAATTAAATTAAGGTTGGGCTGAAGAAAAGCATTAATGCAATCAATATAAGCCAGACAATGAATGCCTTGCCTCCAGTGAATTCAGTGAATTCTCTTACAATGACATAATACATGTACAGGGACAAAATGAATAATGCGAATGCAATCAATGCAAAGACAACCAATGGAAGTAAATTAATTGAATTGGGGTTCTGCTGGAGTTCTGCAGCAAACTGCACTGCAAACTCGTTTGTGCCTAATTCTCCTTGATTCAATTGTTTTGTTAAATCCAAGAGCTTTCCCGAAACAGTCAATGGAATGAAAAGCATCATGACGATAACGAAAGCAGAGCTCAAGACCTTCACTAAAGCAAAAGAGCTTGCCACGCCAGCAAAATGCCTTTTCTTTTCTCTAACGCCAAAAACATAACCTAAAAACATTAAAACCAAAGAAAAGGCAAGCCAGACGACAAGCAGTGAAATCAATAATAGAATAAAATTAACAAAATCTATTTTCATGCCGTAAACTAAATTTCCAATAAGCGCAAGTACTGCAGGCGCAAGCACAAGGACAACGCTTAACCCCAAAGAAGGCTTGTTCATTGCGTCAATTATGGTTTTCTTAGGGCTGTAAAATACTCCTAAAATATTCATTTTCTTTCCCCTGTTATTTCTCCTTTAAAATTAAGGCAATTCATTATTTAAAAAATTATGCTGTAATCCCCTTAAACGCCTTCCTTGCAGGCTCTAATATTTCAATCAATTCCATTGCAACAGCATTCTTCAAGTCCTGGGGATGCAGTTTCTTTTCCTCAAACTCTCTTTTCAATTCAGAAAAACCAGAGAAAGAAATTCTTCCCCCAAACTTTTGTGGCCTTTCAATTTCAAGGCTTTTCTTCCTCGGAAAAATAATTAATTCTGCTATCTCAAGCAATGCATTGCCTTTTGCTTCGCCTTCAACACAGTAAGCCTTGTTAATTTTATTCTTTATGTCCTGCTCTGAATCATTAACAGAAATCATTGTCTCAGGGACAGAAGAAGACATCTTGCTGCCAGGGCCTCTTAATGAATCAATTAATGGCGTGTGAACAAACAAGGGCTTTCTTCCTTCTATTTCCTGCATTATCTCCCTTGCGAGCATGTGAATCTTTCTCTGCTCCAATCCTGCTTCTGTTAAATCGACATTCAAGTGCTTTATGTCTGCCACCTGCATTAAGGGGTAAACAGCCTGCGAAACATGCGCGTTCTCTATGTCCCTTGCAATTTCTTGCATTGACCTCAAAGCCCTGTTCAATGTAGTGTGAAGAGACAACTTCAATAAATCATCAAAGTATTCTCTTGTCCTCTGAAAGCTTGAGCCCAAAACGAATTCAGCTTCCTTCAGGCCTAACGCCTGAAATCCTTTCATCCAAATCTTTGCCTGCTTTTCCACGAAATCCCAGTTGCCTTTCCTGTTCAGCCAGCCGTGATAGTCTGCAAGAAGAACTTTCACCTTGAATTCTGCTTTTCCCAAATCAACCAATTTGTTTATTGTTACTAAATGCCCTAAGTGTATTGGGCCTGAAGGCTCATAGCCGCAGTAAGCAATTGGATCCTTTTTCTTTTCAGTCAATTCCCTTATTTCAGGTTCAGTAATGAGTTCTGCTGAATTCCTTGCAATCAATTCAAACTTTTCTTGTGCGTTCAATTAAACCACATAAAATAAAAAGCCTTAAGTGTTTAAATTAGTTTACCATGCCAGCAAAACCAGAACAGAAAAAATTAAAGAAAGGGATAATACACAAGCCCTCTCGCGTCCTTGTATTTGGAACCTTTGACATCCTTCATCCGGGGCATCTCTATTACCTCGAAGAAGCAAAAAAGTACGGTGATGAACTCTGCGTTATTGTTGCAAGGGACGAAACAGTAAGGAAAGTGAAAGGCAGATATCCTGTAATGGATGAATTGAACAGGGTGAAATTAATTAATGCATTAAAGGTAGTTGACAGGGCAGTATTAGGATGCAAGGGAGACATTTACGCCAGAGTAAGAGAGTTGCAGCCTGACATTATCTGCTTGGGCTACGACCAGCAGCCTCCAATAGAAGAATTAAGGAACGAGTTAGAGAAGGTTGGAATGCAGGTCGAAATGTACCGCATCAAGCCCTTCAATCCAGAGCAACTGCAGTCCACCAAAATAAAACAGAAAGTAATTGAAGCCCAGAAAAAGAAACAATAGCTTTTTTAAGCAGAAAGACCCTTTTCTTATTTCATGTCGAAAACTGTTTTGGCTGCAATGATGAAGCACAAAACCCCAACTGAATTCATTAAAAGGTTTATTCTCCCATCCATTAAAAGATGTAGGGTGCCTTTTATTAGAACCCAGAAAATGAAGGAACTAAAACTGCCAAAAGGAACTGTCAAGCACATTGTTTTTGTTGATGAATCAAACCCAAACAAATTATGTTATTTTAATATTGAAGCAATTCAAGAAAAGAGAGGGCAAAAGAAAATTGGGCTGCCTCACATTCGCCTGTTCAAAGACCTGAAAGCCACAGTAAAGCGCAAGGACTTTAATTTTGCAGTAGAGCAGACAGGGAAATTTGAGTTAAGGCATCCAATCAAGGAAGATTATTTTTTTCATCAACTGCTCTTCCCTGAAGAATTAATTGAAAAATGGCCTAAACGGGAAGGTGTTTTCAATGGAAAAAAAATGTTCTATTATGTTCTGGACAGCAGCACTTTCAAGGAACTAGAAAAATACAACAGGGTTTCATCGCAAATAGGCCTTTTTGCCGGAGCAATAAAAGTCCAAACAGGCAAAAAGAGTCCTGTA
Coding sequences:
- a CDS encoding tyrosine--tRNA ligase; its protein translation is MNAQEKFELIARNSAELITEPEIRELTEKKKDPIAYCGYEPSGPIHLGHLVTINKLVDLGKAEFKVKVLLADYHGWLNRKGNWDFVEKQAKIWMKGFQALGLKEAEFVLGSSFQRTREYFDDLLKLSLHTTLNRALRSMQEIARDIENAHVSQAVYPLMQVADIKHLNVDLTEAGLEQRKIHMLAREIMQEIEGRKPLFVHTPLIDSLRGPGSKMSSSVPETMISVNDSEQDIKNKINKAYCVEGEAKGNALLEIAELIIFPRKKSLEIERPQKFGGRISFSGFSELKREFEEKKLHPQDLKNAVAMELIEILEPARKAFKGITA
- a CDS encoding adenylyltransferase/cytidyltransferase family protein encodes the protein MPAKPEQKKLKKGIIHKPSRVLVFGTFDILHPGHLYYLEEAKKYGDELCVIVARDETVRKVKGRYPVMDELNRVKLINALKVVDRAVLGCKGDIYARVRELQPDIICLGYDQQPPIEELRNELEKVGMQVEMYRIKPFNPEQLQSTKIKQKVIEAQKKKQ